In Deinococcus aerius, the following proteins share a genomic window:
- a CDS encoding diacylglycerol/lipid kinase family protein yields MTGQTTPPVGENATSPDGGASLAGKRVLVVFNPRSGQGESTLPAFVERLRAGGAEVTERELQPDTPMSEYVSDLTNHDCLVGAGGDGTVSSLAYAARYTDVPLLAYPAGTANLIAQNLGLPRDPAALADILADGHTVRVDLGEVEVKGEKSGFAMLAGAGADAAMIRDSEDLKERFGAMAYVLSAMKQLSPKKTTFHLVLDGEPREFEGIGVMVANFGMANYRLPITSDISPSDGRFTVVLLKAGNILRLVPNLIDSVRVKLNLGDPLFSGNLETLSAKTVTVDADEPFPLQYDGELHVETTPFTASILPGAIRFLTPVRKADLDT; encoded by the coding sequence ATGACGGGTCAAACCACCCCCCCTGTTGGGGAAAATGCCACATCCCCGGACGGGGGCGCGAGTCTGGCGGGCAAGCGCGTGCTCGTCGTCTTCAACCCCCGCAGCGGCCAGGGGGAGAGCACCCTCCCCGCCTTCGTGGAGCGGCTGCGGGCCGGGGGCGCCGAGGTCACCGAGCGCGAACTCCAGCCGGATACCCCCATGTCCGAGTACGTCTCCGACTTGACAAACCACGATTGCCTCGTCGGGGCGGGGGGGGACGGCACCGTGAGCAGCCTCGCCTACGCCGCCCGCTACACCGACGTGCCGCTCCTCGCCTACCCGGCGGGCACCGCGAACCTGATCGCGCAGAACCTGGGCCTGCCGCGGGACCCCGCCGCGCTCGCGGACATCCTCGCGGACGGGCATACCGTGCGGGTGGATCTGGGCGAAGTGGAGGTCAAGGGCGAGAAGAGCGGCTTTGCCATGCTCGCCGGGGCGGGGGCGGACGCCGCCATGATCCGCGACTCCGAGGACCTCAAGGAGCGGTTCGGCGCGATGGCCTACGTCCTGAGCGCGATGAAGCAGCTCAGCCCCAAAAAGACGACCTTCCACCTCGTCCTCGACGGCGAGCCGCGGGAGTTCGAGGGCATCGGCGTCATGGTGGCGAACTTCGGCATGGCGAACTACCGCCTGCCCATCACCAGTGACATCAGCCCGTCGGACGGCCGCTTCACCGTCGTCCTGCTCAAGGCCGGAAACATCCTGCGGCTGGTCCCGAACCTGATCGATTCCGTCCGGGTCAAGCTCAACCTGGGTGACCCCCTGTTCAGCGGCAACCTGGAGACCCTCTCGGCCAAGACCGTCACCGTGGACGCCGACGAACCCTTTCCCCTCCAGTACGACGGCGAACTGCACGTGGAGACCACCCCCTTCACCGCCAGCATCCTGCCGGGCGCGATCCGCTTCCTGACGCCGGTAAGAAAGGCCGATCTGGACACCTGA
- a CDS encoding tyrosine-type recombinase/integrase, whose product MTKAVPGLALQLASKWSSPENRRREGLRAAHAQDAGTLIDLTTTYMRLKSSRKGRTSELTLKAYAESIRQFLQFTGPPESPSRALNQLTAEDFEVWLLTMQEAGLKPNTVKRHLYGARNLMKALVWANVLKADPSAGVSPPSDPTPAHAKKRALTQTQIRELLALPAELHAGDGLRASRDALLLVLGGTLGLRAAEIVGLDVGDVDLTGGSLTVRGKGGKTRVVPLPAGVKALLGRWLVARRAVTVDGGNPALLVSLSGVNYGGRLSTDGARFIAHTYYRHLGLPPEMWGLHTLRRTAGTHLYRATRDLHVVADLLGHASVTTSAIYAKMDVDVRREAVEAMERLRAGEE is encoded by the coding sequence GTGACCAAAGCTGTCCCCGGCCTGGCCCTGCAACTGGCGAGCAAATGGAGCAGTCCCGAGAACCGGCGCCGCGAGGGGTTGCGGGCGGCGCACGCGCAGGACGCCGGGACGCTCATTGACCTGACAACCACGTACATGCGGCTCAAATCCAGCCGCAAGGGCCGCACGAGCGAGCTGACCCTGAAGGCCTACGCGGAGTCCATTCGGCAATTTCTCCAGTTCACTGGCCCCCCCGAGTCGCCCAGCCGCGCGCTCAACCAGCTCACCGCCGAGGACTTCGAGGTCTGGCTCCTCACCATGCAGGAGGCCGGGCTGAAGCCGAACACCGTCAAGCGCCACCTGTACGGGGCGCGGAATCTGATGAAGGCCCTGGTCTGGGCGAACGTGCTGAAGGCGGACCCCAGCGCGGGCGTCTCGCCGCCTTCCGACCCCACCCCCGCCCACGCGAAAAAGCGGGCGCTGACGCAGACCCAGATCCGCGAGTTGTTGGCCCTGCCCGCCGAACTGCACGCGGGGGACGGGCTGCGCGCGAGCCGCGACGCGCTCCTGCTGGTGCTGGGGGGCACCCTGGGCCTGCGGGCGGCGGAAATCGTGGGGCTGGACGTGGGCGACGTGGACCTGACCGGGGGGTCACTCACCGTGCGCGGCAAGGGCGGCAAGACGCGGGTGGTTCCGCTGCCCGCTGGGGTGAAGGCCCTGCTAGGGCGCTGGCTCGTGGCCCGCCGCGCGGTGACGGTGGATGGGGGGAACCCCGCCCTCCTCGTATCCCTGTCGGGCGTGAATTACGGCGGGCGGCTCTCGACCGACGGGGCCCGCTTCATCGCCCACACCTACTACCGCCACCTGGGCCTGCCCCCCGAGATGTGGGGCCTGCACACGCTGCGGCGCACGGCGGGCACCCACCTGTACCGGGCCACTCGCGACCTGCACGTGGTCGCCGACCTGCTGGGCCACGCCTCAGTCACGACGAGCGCGATCTACGCGAAGATGGACGTGGACGTGCGCCGCGAGGCCGTGGAGGCGATGGAGCGGCTGCGGGCGGGGGAGGAGTGA
- the lnt gene encoding apolipoprotein N-acyltransferase: MRPPPPLTAALLGALLAACGLPLPWSFLSYLPLALLLLFVSGGASPRQMAGRMWWAGTAYSAVHLWWLTAFLARLFGTPVLGVLAFALFALEGAFLALMAWLAARFAASREARVWALAGGWVILEGLRFLGPLAFPWPTLGYTLLPTPAIQIADLGGVLLGSVLVTATAAALVSFWWGRRPPLVLLSALWVAALAYGVTRVPGAGPVQPMLVLRTEFDSFGRATRQLTPEEQLEVQRRLSASRIPGELVVWSETALTSFEVPIRLPEFPGPGISGLGTFQPRQNAVVSVDASGRVTALNEKARPVPFGETFPLYRALRPGYHLIEEATGLDLAALAILPARQVTPLRLSGTLYGTYVCYDSVFPWVARHLVRKGAQLLVNPSNDGWYEGWGVQQHFLMGRVRAIETRRWLVRSVNEGVAAAVNDLGEPVQTLSAGEGALHVRPRLLTGQTLYTRLGDLPALLLAALMLVYARRLDR; encoded by the coding sequence GTGCGCCCGCCGCCCCCCCTCACCGCCGCCCTCCTCGGGGCCCTGCTCGCCGCCTGCGGCCTGCCGCTCCCCTGGAGTTTCCTGTCGTACCTGCCGCTCGCGCTGCTGCTGCTGTTCGTCTCCGGCGGCGCCTCCCCCCGCCAGATGGCCGGGCGAATGTGGTGGGCGGGCACCGCCTACAGCGCCGTCCACCTGTGGTGGCTCACCGCCTTCCTCGCGAGGCTGTTCGGCACGCCCGTCCTGGGGGTCCTCGCCTTCGCCCTCTTCGCGCTGGAGGGGGCCTTCCTGGCGCTGATGGCCTGGCTCGCCGCACGATTCGCCGCCTCGCGCGAGGCGCGGGTCTGGGCGCTGGCGGGCGGCTGGGTGATCCTGGAAGGGCTGCGCTTCCTCGGCCCCCTCGCCTTTCCCTGGCCCACCCTGGGTTACACACTGCTGCCCACCCCCGCCATCCAGATCGCCGACCTGGGCGGGGTGCTGCTGGGCAGCGTGCTCGTCACGGCCACCGCCGCCGCGCTGGTCAGCTTCTGGTGGGGGAGACGCCCCCCCCTCGTCCTGCTCTCGGCCCTGTGGGTGGCGGCGCTGGCCTACGGGGTGACGCGCGTGCCGGGGGCGGGACCCGTTCAGCCCATGCTGGTGCTGCGGACCGAGTTCGACTCGTTTGGGCGGGCCACCCGTCAGCTCACGCCCGAGGAGCAGCTCGAGGTTCAGCGCAGGCTCAGCGCCTCCCGCATCCCCGGGGAACTCGTCGTCTGGAGCGAAACCGCCCTGACGAGCTTCGAGGTGCCCATACGGCTCCCGGAGTTTCCCGGCCCCGGAATCAGTGGACTGGGCACCTTCCAGCCCCGCCAGAACGCGGTGGTAAGCGTGGACGCCTCGGGGCGGGTGACCGCACTCAATGAAAAAGCAAGGCCCGTACCGTTCGGCGAAACCTTTCCCCTCTACCGGGCGCTGCGCCCGGGCTACCACCTGATTGAAGAGGCCACCGGCCTCGACCTGGCCGCCCTCGCCATTCTCCCGGCCCGGCAAGTCACTCCCCTCCGCCTGAGCGGCACCCTCTACGGCACCTACGTCTGTTACGACAGCGTCTTCCCCTGGGTCGCCCGGCACCTGGTGCGGAAAGGTGCCCAGCTCCTCGTCAACCCCAGCAACGACGGCTGGTACGAGGGCTGGGGCGTGCAGCAACACTTCCTGATGGGCCGGGTGCGCGCCATCGAGACCCGGCGCTGGCTGGTCCGCAGCGTGAACGAGGGCGTCGCCGCCGCTGTGAACGACCTCGGCGAACCGGTCCAGACCCTGAGCGCCGGGGAGGGTGCCCTGCACGTCCGTCCCCGGCTGCTGACCGGGCAGACCCTCTATACCCGACTCGGCGATCTGCCCGCCCTGCTCCTCGCCGCGCTGATGCTCGTCTATGCCCGGCGGCTCGACCGCTGA
- a CDS encoding metallophosphoesterase family protein: MRLAFISDLHGNIHALTAVKRFLSENVVNGVVVVGDLVGYGASPGPVIDFVRREGWQTGLGSSDLRVALELGERPARGGVADQILEWTRKVLSPDQRDFLRRLPPGGRLMTPVGRVRFFHGSPHAPEQRLDLMAPERELEDLAEALGARVIVAGGSHIPFVRVVSETTFVDPGSVGLSLNSEPGADVALIDCVGRKPRVTLHKVPYDYASSAFDILAWNLPPVVADVIRTGRMG, encoded by the coding sequence TTGAGACTGGCGTTTATCAGTGACCTCCACGGCAACATTCACGCGCTGACGGCCGTGAAGCGCTTCCTTTCCGAGAACGTGGTGAACGGGGTCGTCGTGGTCGGCGATCTGGTCGGCTACGGCGCCTCGCCGGGGCCCGTGATCGACTTCGTGCGCCGCGAGGGCTGGCAGACCGGCCTGGGCTCCAGCGACCTGCGGGTGGCCCTGGAACTGGGCGAGCGCCCCGCGCGCGGGGGCGTCGCTGACCAGATCCTGGAGTGGACGCGCAAGGTGCTCTCGCCCGATCAGCGCGACTTCCTGCGCCGCTTGCCCCCCGGTGGCCGCCTGATGACCCCGGTGGGGCGGGTGCGCTTCTTCCACGGCTCGCCCCACGCCCCCGAGCAGCGGCTCGACCTGATGGCCCCCGAGCGCGAGCTGGAGGACCTGGCCGAGGCGCTGGGCGCGCGGGTGATCGTGGCGGGCGGCTCGCACATCCCGTTCGTGCGGGTGGTCAGTGAGACGACCTTCGTGGACCCCGGCTCGGTGGGCCTGAGCCTGAACAGCGAGCCGGGGGCGGACGTGGCCCTGATCGACTGCGTGGGCCGCAAACCCCGGGTCACCCTGCACAAGGTGCCCTACGACTACGCCTCCTCCGCCTTCGACATCCTGGCGTGGAACCTGCCGCCGGTGGTGGCGGACGTGATCCGCACGGGGCGGATGGGGTAG
- a CDS encoding aminotransferase class V-fold PLP-dependent enzyme, whose product MFEDRPSAHPEHLLLTPGPTPIHPRAQRALLRPMLGHMDPEVFALNGEIQAGLRTLYGTAPATFTALLAGTGSLGMEAGFANLVERGDEVLVCVNGSFGRRMAEMAGRYGARVRLVEAPLGQPIDPADVAAKLDGARLVAVVHGETSTGVLNPVPEIAEVVRGSGALLTVDAVTTAGMEPFYMEAWGIDYVYTGAQKCLSAPPGVAPVAISERALARHAARRTPTPLWYCDFGGLRDYWEDHTYHHTVPVNLHYALHAALEAALEEGLTVRQARVREIGEAVLAALTPLGFTPYVGERAARLPTVLALRLPAGFDDAGIRRALREREISVTGGLGPTAGLIWRLGLMGEAARPAPYRALLAALEELLNERGLVARFEAALGAVPA is encoded by the coding sequence ATGTTCGAGGACCGTCCCAGCGCCCACCCGGAACACCTCCTGCTGACGCCCGGACCCACGCCGATCCACCCGCGGGCCCAGCGGGCGCTGCTGCGCCCCATGCTCGGGCACATGGACCCCGAGGTCTTCGCCCTGAACGGGGAGATTCAGGCGGGCCTACGGACCCTGTACGGCACGGCCCCGGCCACCTTCACCGCGCTGCTGGCGGGAACCGGCAGCCTGGGAATGGAGGCGGGCTTTGCCAACCTCGTGGAAAGGGGGGACGAGGTGCTGGTCTGCGTGAACGGGTCCTTCGGGCGGCGCATGGCGGAGATGGCGGGGCGTTACGGCGCGCGGGTCCGCCTGGTGGAGGCGCCCCTCGGGCAGCCCATCGACCCGGCGGACGTGGCCGCGAAGCTGGACGGCGCGAGGCTGGTCGCCGTCGTCCACGGGGAGACGAGCACCGGCGTCCTCAACCCGGTGCCCGAGATCGCCGAGGTGGTGCGCGGCAGCGGCGCCCTCCTGACCGTGGACGCGGTGACGACGGCCGGGATGGAGCCCTTCTACATGGAGGCCTGGGGGATCGACTACGTCTACACCGGCGCGCAAAAATGCCTCTCGGCCCCCCCCGGCGTCGCCCCGGTGGCGATCAGCGAGCGGGCCCTCGCACGGCACGCGGCCCGGCGCACCCCCACGCCGCTGTGGTACTGCGACTTCGGGGGCCTGCGCGACTACTGGGAGGACCACACCTACCACCACACCGTGCCCGTCAACCTGCACTACGCCCTGCACGCCGCGCTGGAGGCCGCGCTGGAGGAGGGCCTCACCGTTCGCCAGGCCCGGGTGCGGGAAATCGGGGAGGCCGTCCTCGCGGCGCTGACCCCGCTGGGCTTCACCCCCTACGTCGGGGAAAGAGCCGCGCGGCTCCCCACCGTCCTCGCCCTGCGGCTTCCCGCGGGCTTCGACGACGCCGGGATTCGCCGCGCCCTGCGGGAACGCGAGATCAGCGTGACGGGCGGCCTGGGCCCCACCGCGGGCCTGATCTGGCGCCTGGGCCTGATGGGGGAAGCCGCGCGCCCGGCCCCCTACCGCGCCCTGCTCGCCGCCCTGGAGGAATTGCTGAACGAGCGCGGCCTGGTGGCCCGCTTCGAGGCGGCGCTGGGCGCGGTGCCCGCCTGA
- a CDS encoding HAD family hydrolase: protein MAGRVLAGLWQEQASSWWDLRTPEEEAFWTRYGEGLGARLGLGVEQAAQVLAAFPYERYLRPVEGAREVLAGLRARGLRIGVLSNTLPSIDRTLRALGLDDLVDVAVASCTVGAHKPEARAFTSALERLGLPAGAVLFVDDRPENVEAARALGMRAVQIDLCGRVPGALHRLRDVLAVVDGPVPA from the coding sequence GTGGCCGGGCGGGTGCTGGCGGGGCTGTGGCAGGAGCAGGCGTCCTCGTGGTGGGACCTGCGGACGCCCGAGGAGGAGGCGTTCTGGACGCGCTACGGGGAGGGGCTCGGCGCCCGGCTGGGGCTGGGGGTGGAGCAGGCCGCCCAGGTGCTCGCCGCCTTTCCCTATGAGCGGTACCTCAGGCCGGTGGAGGGGGCGCGGGAGGTGCTGGCGGGGCTGCGGGCCCGGGGCCTGAGGATCGGGGTGCTGAGCAACACGCTGCCGAGCATTGACCGGACGTTGCGGGCGCTGGGGCTCGACGATCTGGTGGATGTGGCGGTGGCAAGCTGCACGGTGGGCGCCCACAAGCCGGAGGCGCGGGCGTTCACCTCCGCGCTGGAGAGGCTGGGGCTTCCGGCGGGCGCGGTGCTGTTCGTGGACGACCGTCCCGAGAATGTCGAGGCCGCGCGGGCGCTGGGGATGCGGGCGGTGCAGATCGACCTCTGCGGGCGGGTGCCGGGGGCGCTGCACCGCCTGCGGGACGTGCTGGCCGTGGTGGACGGGCCGGTGCCCGCTTGA
- a CDS encoding dipeptidase: MTRPPPLIDGHLDLAYNAGLGRDLTLELGALRARDPVPGQTATVTFDELRAAGARVALGTLFALPRTGESPGGYTDHAGARAQALAQLDTYRRWEDRGLIRLLRSGAEVAEHLEGADGPLGVVLLMEGADPVRDADDLGFWVGAGVRLIGPAWGRTRYAGGTDAPGPLTAEGRDLVTAMRDLGIALDASHLDDAAFWEAAEIGPRLVASHSNSRAFLPGNRHLTDGMARAVAASGGVIGLVFLSPFIRPGWDVAQPRVGLDELAAHARHYAGLVGWEHVGLGTDLDGGFGREKAPAGIGSYRDVGRFLDLLPGEHRAGVAGGNWARWLTRFL; this comes from the coding sequence TTGACCCGGCCTCCCCCGCTGATCGACGGGCACCTCGACCTGGCCTATAACGCGGGGCTGGGCCGGGACCTGACGTTGGAACTGGGGGCGCTGCGGGCGCGGGACCCGGTGCCCGGCCAGACGGCGACGGTGACATTTGACGAGCTGCGGGCGGCGGGGGCGCGGGTGGCCTTGGGGACGCTGTTCGCGCTGCCGCGGACGGGTGAGAGCCCGGGGGGCTATACCGACCACGCGGGGGCGCGGGCGCAGGCCCTCGCGCAACTGGACACCTACCGCCGCTGGGAGGACCGGGGGCTGATCCGGCTGCTGCGGAGCGGGGCGGAGGTGGCGGAGCACCTGGAGGGCGCGGACGGCCCCCTGGGCGTCGTTCTCCTGATGGAGGGGGCGGACCCGGTGCGGGACGCGGACGACCTGGGGTTCTGGGTGGGGGCGGGAGTGCGGCTGATCGGCCCGGCGTGGGGGCGGACACGTTACGCGGGGGGTACGGACGCGCCGGGGCCGCTGACGGCGGAGGGCCGCGACCTCGTCACGGCGATGCGGGACCTGGGCATAGCGCTCGACGCCTCGCACCTGGATGACGCCGCGTTCTGGGAGGCCGCAGAGATCGGGCCGCGGCTGGTCGCCTCGCACTCGAACAGCCGCGCGTTCCTGCCCGGGAACCGGCACCTCACGGACGGGATGGCGCGGGCGGTGGCGGCGTCGGGCGGGGTGATCGGGCTGGTGTTCCTGAGCCCGTTCATCCGGCCGGGGTGGGACGTGGCCCAGCCGCGGGTGGGGCTGGACGAACTCGCGGCGCACGCGCGGCACTATGCGGGGCTGGTGGGCTGGGAACACGTGGGGCTGGGCACCGATCTCGACGGCGGGTTCGGGCGGGAAAAGGCCCCGGCGGGGATTGGAAGTTACCGGGATGTGGGCCGCTTTCTGGACCTGTTGCCGGGGGAGCACCGCGCGGGGGTGGCGGGCGGCAACTGGGCGCGCTGGCTGACCCGCTTCCTGTAG
- a CDS encoding C40 family peptidase produces the protein MLTAPPLDPRTHAFDPATRLAAAELRGLLPDEGWSFVTPRPARAGNARVSLRARPDLAASQVTEALPGEGLEVLAERDGWAWVRTGHDRYLGWARADALRAGSGTRGEELRVTALRAHAFAGPRVSRPIVAELCAGARLTRAPGEVETEDGRRWVPVLLPDGTGAWVQEVVLSPAPWADAAEFALRFLETPYVWGGRSAWGVDCSGLAQLAYAALGLALPRDADQQQEALRPVETPGRGDLVFFPGHVGIMLDGRRLVHANATHMRVTVETLGEGEYGGRLAGALTGFGRWPA, from the coding sequence ATGCTCACCGCTCCCCCCCTGGACCCCCGCACGCACGCCTTCGACCCGGCCACCCGGCTGGCGGCGGCGGAGTTGCGCGGCCTCCTGCCGGACGAGGGGTGGTCGTTCGTCACCCCGCGCCCGGCCCGGGCCGGAAATGCCCGCGTCAGCCTGCGGGCGCGGCCCGACCTCGCCGCCTCGCAGGTCACGGAGGCGCTGCCCGGCGAGGGGCTGGAGGTGCTGGCCGAGCGGGACGGCTGGGCCTGGGTGCGGACGGGGCACGACCGGTATCTGGGCTGGGCGAGGGCGGACGCGCTGCGGGCGGGCTCCGGGACGCGGGGGGAGGAGTTGCGCGTCACGGCCCTGCGCGCCCACGCCTTCGCGGGGCCGCGGGTGAGCCGTCCCATCGTCGCGGAGCTGTGCGCCGGGGCGCGGCTGACCCGTGCGCCCGGCGAGGTGGAGACCGAGGACGGGCGCCGCTGGGTGCCGGTCCTCCTGCCCGACGGGACGGGGGCGTGGGTGCAGGAGGTCGTCCTCTCCCCCGCCCCGTGGGCGGACGCGGCGGAGTTCGCGCTGCGGTTCCTGGAGACGCCCTACGTCTGGGGCGGGCGCAGCGCGTGGGGCGTGGACTGCTCGGGGCTGGCGCAGCTCGCGTACGCGGCGCTGGGGCTTGCCCTCCCGCGCGACGCGGACCAGCAGCAGGAGGCGCTGCGGCCGGTGGAGACGCCGGGTCGGGGCGACCTCGTGTTCTTCCCCGGGCACGTGGGGATCATGCTCGACGGGCGGCGGCTCGTCCACGCGAACGCCACGCACATGCGCGTCACGGTGGAGACGCTGGGCGAGGGCGAGTACGGGGGGCGGCTGGCGGGGGCGCTGACGGGCTTCGGGCGGTGGCCCGCGTGA